One Myxococcus xanthus genomic window carries:
- a CDS encoding eCIS core domain-containing protein, with amino-acid sequence MESRPAAIRREAHAGVKDASAPLPHFAQLQQAFGRHDLSNVTARVGGEAALASDRMGAHAFTMGNRIAFRGPPDLSLAAHEAAHAVQQRSGVQLHDGVGHPGDPYERQADEAADAVVRGETAEPILDRAVGPSGPPVTETSSSAAPVQPFLAANVHRLFEPPAAPSRMPRPQGGGGTSNGGSLESTEGRSAQDGQSTDSGSGAAGSALGAAAGPATDALTSGPTEPTSDTAAPPGGTEGAQTCAGGGPQNATCYTEAIEEPEGEPEQEPPEPAPTESQEAASSVSPDAEERDNCPIEEAISEQAPSSTEAAAPAQSTLDSNASTPESAGASAEGAPTGDATAAPSSEASGGNGGATAEDAANEAARTPLDEAIDTTEVQRWDAVAAHGSASASLANAGAGAISLRGGVQFVPAPGATSADDARRVDANSRADAFFLQAANRIEDAVLLTRDDVPARIGALAETYKSAISASMEEQKAAISASVEQARVAATAQAEGARQQVLSEHSTTVSTIHSETDSAIESLRAAYDSGLMLVDEQESTTLDSVNSLYAQARIAHEALGPTVGDECVQLGEEYAEEYEDCKINKKDSFFAGYLTDRRAEAQMKAARETAKGYRKSLVDTATKQAGEAMKGRQLDRCGVIAAARRARETLDTQYEQLVAALESSRTQALTQAETTRDSMMASVDSAFIAELARLDRHEHDQRQSVNDTGYLQQVLIELAAFASATSIQSAVTGAIDTLVQALTGVRDLFSTQSAPEGEQLERILGQAMGGLEGGLDGLVSQVEHGAAGALERVDGVGNQGLEAMLRLGQSSEEATAALVDSFTASMGALAAGATTSFGQQRDAFTTQAQQVASDGATGLETVATGFQTTCTTILTHVESALVDSADALEQSLRDSKAQLDCDIPVQAQEAASKEQPAWKGVLAVVLIIAIVIVVALVVGPAVIGAVGAAASALGATAAAATIGTIVGGAIVGAATSAAIQVLNNWASGERLMAGVGKAALLGAIGGVFGAGAGALIQNAVKSVALQFVANIAADAVLEVATQLITGEFSWHALGMSVLMSVVTGGFGEVPRIKRVQQRWMARGAGVVPGSRARAFRESIAPRPTAESDAATTASPRPEAETDAPDRLSPEAEADVSRTPRPESETDGPSTPRSEEETDVSTTPRPEEESASPLRTETEPVPHPESLAGSTSRATVAVNSEGDAAASSATSTSPSNNRDNFDDIEFNPNDRARQTVGWSDIPGTPAASATHLEFIKNGIDFMEGISKGMRSRLDDLVHKILPNEAAALADIDARITANSEDPLNTKNAWVGENGRKPSPEDIERTLALQEDLRHEYARLKNDRNQLLKEIEQRSSDNQEKATRVMVELRNALLGTPTPQATAIAAGVTITPAGQNAINASKRTEADVRTDIERHYRMTGNDLPQGFILTKGSQPRDVRAHYDHDANSINLGKNPKPETMHHELAHRIEHVDPDVSTASKSFVKARAQRLVSSGEPVARSMNDLTNTKDFDSKEMGFEGGFIRKYTGKDYGDGDPATEVVTTGIEHFLTPYEMMKLYRQDPEHFFYVLGVIQRTRARAGLPMPTTGTSRK; translated from the coding sequence GTGGAGTCACGGCCCGCGGCCATCCGGCGCGAGGCCCATGCAGGTGTGAAGGATGCCAGCGCTCCCCTTCCCCACTTCGCACAGCTTCAGCAGGCGTTCGGCCGCCATGACCTGTCGAACGTCACAGCCCGTGTGGGCGGTGAGGCCGCGCTCGCGAGCGACCGGATGGGGGCCCATGCATTCACAATGGGCAATCGCATCGCCTTTCGTGGCCCACCTGACCTGAGCCTGGCAGCACACGAAGCGGCGCATGCTGTTCAGCAGCGCTCCGGCGTACAACTCCATGACGGCGTCGGCCACCCAGGAGACCCCTACGAGCGCCAGGCGGATGAGGCCGCTGACGCCGTGGTCCGAGGCGAAACCGCCGAGCCCATCCTCGACCGCGCGGTGGGCCCCTCCGGTCCTCCGGTGACGGAAACGTCTTCGAGCGCAGCGCCCGTCCAGCCCTTTCTCGCAGCCAACGTCCACCGCCTCTTCGAACCGCCTGCGGCACCCTCCCGAATGCCCAGGCCGCAAGGTGGCGGTGGCACCTCCAACGGCGGTTCGCTCGAATCGACCGAAGGCCGCTCGGCCCAGGATGGACAGTCCACTGACAGCGGCTCGGGGGCCGCGGGAAGCGCGCTTGGCGCCGCGGCGGGCCCCGCGACGGATGCACTGACTTCCGGTCCAACTGAACCCACGAGCGACACGGCCGCCCCTCCCGGCGGCACCGAGGGCGCACAGACCTGCGCGGGCGGCGGCCCCCAGAACGCAACCTGCTACACGGAGGCCATTGAAGAACCCGAGGGCGAGCCCGAACAAGAGCCTCCCGAGCCAGCGCCCACGGAGTCACAGGAAGCCGCATCCAGCGTCAGTCCCGATGCCGAGGAGCGAGACAACTGCCCCATTGAGGAAGCCATCTCCGAGCAGGCGCCCTCCTCCACGGAAGCCGCGGCGCCCGCGCAGTCCACGCTGGACAGCAACGCTTCCACCCCTGAATCCGCTGGAGCTTCCGCGGAAGGGGCCCCCACGGGTGACGCCACGGCCGCACCGTCCTCGGAGGCATCTGGGGGCAACGGCGGGGCAACGGCGGAAGACGCCGCGAATGAGGCCGCTCGTACGCCGCTGGACGAAGCCATCGACACAACCGAAGTCCAGCGGTGGGATGCCGTGGCAGCACATGGCAGTGCGTCCGCCTCGCTCGCCAATGCCGGAGCCGGTGCCATTTCGCTCCGGGGCGGCGTGCAGTTCGTCCCGGCGCCAGGTGCGACGTCGGCGGACGACGCGCGACGTGTTGACGCGAACTCACGCGCGGACGCGTTCTTCCTTCAGGCGGCCAATCGAATCGAGGACGCGGTTCTCCTGACGCGGGATGATGTTCCAGCCCGCATCGGCGCGCTCGCCGAGACGTACAAGAGCGCGATCTCCGCCTCCATGGAGGAACAGAAGGCGGCCATCAGCGCCAGCGTGGAGCAGGCGCGCGTCGCCGCCACCGCCCAGGCCGAGGGAGCCCGCCAGCAAGTCCTGTCCGAGCATTCCACCACCGTCTCCACCATCCACTCGGAGACCGACAGTGCGATCGAGTCGCTCCGGGCCGCCTACGACTCCGGCCTGATGCTCGTTGACGAGCAGGAGTCCACCACGCTGGACAGCGTCAACTCCCTCTACGCCCAGGCCCGCATTGCCCACGAAGCACTCGGCCCGACAGTGGGCGATGAGTGCGTCCAACTCGGCGAGGAGTACGCGGAGGAATACGAAGACTGCAAGATCAACAAGAAGGACAGCTTCTTCGCGGGCTACCTGACCGACCGCCGCGCCGAGGCCCAGATGAAGGCCGCGCGCGAGACGGCCAAGGGCTATCGCAAGAGCCTGGTGGACACGGCCACGAAGCAGGCCGGCGAGGCGATGAAGGGGCGCCAGTTGGACCGCTGCGGCGTCATCGCCGCGGCCCGCCGTGCCCGCGAGACGCTCGACACGCAGTACGAGCAACTCGTCGCCGCGCTCGAAAGCAGCCGGACACAAGCCCTGACGCAGGCGGAGACCACGCGCGACTCGATGATGGCCTCCGTCGACTCGGCCTTCATCGCCGAGTTGGCCCGGCTGGACCGCCACGAACACGACCAGCGTCAGTCCGTGAATGACACGGGCTACCTGCAACAGGTCCTCATCGAGCTGGCGGCCTTCGCCTCGGCGACGTCCATCCAGAGCGCCGTGACGGGCGCCATCGACACCCTGGTGCAGGCGCTCACGGGCGTGCGCGACCTGTTCTCCACGCAGTCCGCTCCAGAGGGCGAACAACTGGAGCGCATCCTCGGGCAAGCCATGGGCGGGCTCGAAGGCGGGCTGGATGGCCTCGTCTCCCAGGTGGAGCATGGAGCCGCCGGCGCCCTGGAGCGCGTGGACGGCGTGGGGAACCAAGGGCTGGAGGCCATGCTGCGGCTGGGCCAGTCCTCCGAGGAAGCGACAGCGGCCCTGGTTGATTCCTTCACGGCATCCATGGGCGCATTGGCGGCAGGAGCGACCACAAGCTTCGGCCAGCAGCGCGACGCGTTCACCACGCAAGCACAACAGGTGGCTTCGGACGGAGCCACCGGCCTGGAGACCGTGGCCACCGGCTTCCAGACGACCTGCACGACGATTCTCACCCATGTCGAGAGCGCACTGGTGGACTCCGCGGATGCGCTGGAACAGAGCCTCCGCGACTCCAAGGCGCAGCTCGACTGCGACATTCCCGTCCAGGCCCAAGAGGCGGCGTCGAAGGAACAGCCCGCCTGGAAGGGCGTGCTGGCGGTGGTGCTCATCATCGCCATCGTCATCGTGGTGGCGCTGGTCGTCGGCCCGGCGGTCATTGGCGCGGTGGGTGCGGCGGCGAGCGCGCTGGGCGCCACCGCGGCAGCCGCGACCATTGGAACCATCGTGGGTGGTGCCATTGTCGGCGCGGCGACGTCGGCCGCCATCCAGGTCCTCAACAACTGGGCGTCGGGCGAGCGCCTCATGGCGGGCGTGGGCAAGGCCGCGCTCCTGGGTGCGATTGGCGGCGTGTTCGGCGCGGGCGCGGGCGCCCTCATCCAGAACGCCGTCAAGAGCGTGGCCCTTCAGTTCGTGGCCAACATCGCCGCCGATGCGGTGCTGGAAGTCGCCACCCAGCTCATCACGGGTGAGTTCTCCTGGCATGCGCTGGGCATGTCGGTGCTCATGTCCGTCGTCACCGGCGGCTTCGGCGAAGTCCCTCGCATCAAGCGCGTCCAGCAACGGTGGATGGCTCGCGGCGCGGGCGTCGTGCCTGGCTCACGGGCTCGCGCTTTCCGCGAGTCCATCGCTCCCCGGCCCACAGCGGAGAGCGATGCCGCAACCACGGCAAGCCCCCGCCCCGAGGCAGAGACTGACGCCCCCGACAGGCTGAGTCCCGAAGCCGAGGCTGACGTCTCCAGGACACCACGGCCCGAGTCGGAGACCGACGGACCCAGCACGCCACGTTCCGAGGAAGAAACCGACGTCTCCACGACGCCACGACCCGAGGAAGAGTCAGCGTCCCCCTTGAGGACCGAAACAGAGCCCGTCCCCCATCCAGAATCCCTTGCCGGGTCGACCTCGCGTGCCACAGTAGCGGTAAACTCTGAAGGCGATGCGGCCGCGTCAAGCGCCACCAGTACGAGTCCCTCGAATAATCGTGACAACTTTGACGACATTGAATTCAACCCAAACGATCGAGCGCGTCAGACAGTAGGCTGGTCTGACATCCCCGGCACCCCGGCCGCGAGCGCGACACATCTTGAGTTCATCAAAAATGGCATCGACTTCATGGAGGGTATCTCCAAGGGGATGCGTAGCCGCCTGGATGACCTCGTCCACAAGATTCTCCCGAACGAAGCTGCTGCACTTGCCGATATTGACGCCCGTATTACGGCCAATTCCGAAGACCCGCTTAATACGAAGAACGCCTGGGTCGGCGAGAACGGCCGCAAGCCATCCCCGGAGGACATCGAGCGAACCCTCGCACTACAAGAGGACCTCCGACATGAGTACGCCCGCCTCAAGAACGACCGTAACCAACTCCTCAAAGAGATCGAGCAGCGGTCCAGCGACAATCAGGAAAAGGCCACGAGGGTGATGGTTGAATTGCGCAATGCGCTTCTGGGGACTCCGACTCCACAGGCAACGGCGATCGCTGCCGGAGTGACCATCACACCGGCGGGCCAGAATGCCATCAATGCCTCTAAACGCACCGAGGCAGATGTTCGCACCGATATCGAAAGACACTATCGAATGACGGGCAACGATCTCCCCCAAGGCTTCATCCTGACCAAGGGGAGCCAACCTCGCGACGTGCGTGCGCATTACGATCATGACGCGAACTCCATCAATCTGGGCAAAAACCCCAAGCCGGAGACCATGCACCACGAACTCGCTCACCGCATCGAGCACGTCGATCCCGATGTCTCCACGGCCTCCAAATCCTTCGTCAAAGCCCGCGCCCAACGTCTTGTTTCATCAGGGGAACCGGTTGCGCGGTCGATGAATGATCTCACGAACACCAAGGACTTCGACTCCAAAGAGATGGGCTTTGAGGGCGGCTTCATCAGAAAATACACCGGGAAAGACTATGGCGACGGCGACCCGGCAACGGAGGTCGTCACGACGGGTATTGAGCACTTCCTTACCCCCTACGAAATGATGAAACTCTATCGTCAGGACCCGGAGCACTTCTTCTACGTCTTGGGTGTCATTCAGAGGACGAGGGCGCGCGCCGGACTCCCCATGCCCACTACTGGCACCTCAAGGAAGTGA
- a CDS encoding pentapeptide repeat-containing protein: MTASARDILQALLQKKARARDLQLHGADLTGAPLDGLRGDGLDLGTASLRGASLRGSRFSACSFERAVLEEAVLESATLRQCRLDGADLRRARLSEARIEDSSARGTDLSQADLRKTRLSETSFSRAILREAVLDGAEGVGVELRGADLTGASLVDVRLDEADFRGADLTGANVSGGSFRHADFRGAIVDGVQWTGCDRTGARFDAEDATLPRSQPSDTGIPPSAPENFDAPAMATWLGNLMEHALRSAPGSVHGAATRGPETPAELLQLLGSLQQDLGARGVELPDLTARVQPLLSALEQRGDEPPEEWKALLEALTPTGTEGRDASAEDIVRALLARLQPPR; this comes from the coding sequence ATGACCGCCAGCGCGCGAGACATCCTCCAGGCCCTCCTCCAGAAAAAGGCTCGCGCGCGGGACCTTCAGCTTCACGGTGCGGACCTCACTGGCGCCCCACTCGACGGACTGCGTGGAGACGGCTTGGACCTGGGCACTGCCAGCCTGCGTGGCGCCAGCTTGCGCGGTTCGCGGTTCTCCGCATGCTCGTTCGAGCGCGCGGTTCTCGAGGAAGCCGTGCTGGAAAGTGCGACGCTCCGGCAGTGCCGGCTCGACGGCGCCGACCTGCGACGGGCGCGACTCTCCGAGGCCCGCATCGAGGACAGCTCCGCGCGCGGCACAGACCTATCCCAAGCCGACCTGCGCAAGACCCGGCTCTCGGAGACATCGTTCTCACGGGCCATCCTCCGCGAAGCCGTGCTCGACGGCGCGGAAGGCGTCGGCGTGGAGCTACGAGGCGCGGACCTCACGGGCGCGTCACTCGTGGACGTGCGGCTGGACGAGGCGGACTTTCGCGGCGCCGACCTGACGGGTGCCAACGTGTCAGGCGGGAGCTTCCGCCACGCGGACTTCCGAGGCGCCATCGTGGACGGCGTGCAGTGGACCGGGTGCGACCGCACCGGCGCCCGCTTCGATGCGGAGGACGCCACCCTGCCGCGCTCCCAGCCCAGCGATACGGGCATCCCGCCCAGCGCTCCCGAGAACTTCGATGCCCCAGCGATGGCCACCTGGCTCGGAAACCTGATGGAGCACGCGCTGCGCTCCGCGCCAGGCAGCGTGCACGGCGCAGCCACACGAGGCCCGGAGACACCCGCCGAATTGTTACAGCTCCTCGGCTCGCTGCAGCAGGACCTCGGCGCCCGTGGCGTTGAACTCCCGGACCTGACCGCTCGCGTCCAACCGCTGCTCTCCGCCCTGGAACAGCGTGGCGATGAACCGCCCGAGGAATGGAAGGCCTTGCTCGAAGCGCTCACCCCCACGGGAACCGAGGGGCGTGACGCGAGCGCCGAAGACATCGTCCGCGCGCTGCTCGCCAGGCTTCAGCCACCTCGATAG
- a CDS encoding DUF4255 domain-containing protein: MAGFSAIYSVGDSLVSYLRHAYELSHEPEGLPTCRFELVPSGKMAGSETNTPPVEVPGVTLFLYRVAVNEHLRNEPRAEAPPPLALDLHYLLTVWAENVDDEHRIMAWVMLQLHTHNALSASDLSPVGVWRPDELVQIVPAEIPQEDILRMWDALRRPYRPSVTYVARVVCIDVQGKPAGRPVVARRFDFTDEVPRR, from the coding sequence GTGGCCGGCTTTTCCGCCATCTATTCGGTAGGCGATTCGCTGGTCTCATATCTGAGACACGCCTACGAGTTGTCTCACGAGCCCGAAGGCCTGCCCACGTGCCGTTTCGAGCTCGTCCCAAGCGGCAAGATGGCTGGAAGCGAGACAAACACCCCTCCGGTCGAAGTCCCAGGCGTCACCCTCTTTCTCTACCGCGTCGCCGTCAACGAACACCTCCGCAATGAGCCACGCGCGGAAGCGCCTCCGCCGCTCGCGCTGGACCTGCATTACCTGCTCACGGTCTGGGCTGAAAACGTCGACGACGAGCACCGCATCATGGCCTGGGTCATGTTGCAGCTTCACACGCACAACGCGTTGAGCGCCTCTGACCTGTCCCCCGTGGGCGTCTGGCGGCCGGACGAGCTGGTGCAAATCGTCCCGGCGGAAATTCCTCAGGAAGACATCTTGCGGATGTGGGACGCCTTGCGACGCCCTTATCGCCCTTCCGTCACGTACGTCGCCCGCGTCGTCTGCATCGACGTGCAGGGCAAACCCGCTGGACGGCCCGTCGTCGCGCGGCGCTTCGACTTCACGGACGAGGTGCCCAGGCGATGA
- a CDS encoding phage tail sheath family protein — protein MPEYLAPGVYVEETSFRARSIEGVSTSTSGFAGPARKGPVSGPPSLVTSFPEFVRLFGGLADLDLTGTQETTNYLAHSVRAYFNEGGSRLYVARAFSGTPANATAGADVIPNADANLRARFTARFPGRAGNGSISVREVLAPATVGAMRRAPTGSLVRLNQTAASAARIVGTLPPPFNVPDGTTLTLTFDGNTDVTLTFSGRNAEAAAAAELDPSTTFLEANQTLTVTLGGQAQTLTLPTDTPLTPAEVVDTLNRQLRGGYARLSGADDAAPVGRLLLGTDARGTGAIIQVSANPQLKLAAQTVDNAADPQSNVSDLGAVSLADIQVLLGANATASVDDNKLVISHPLPGASHSLEVASVSSSALGLDAATSEPGTDGTAGVTWWLKQANGTWSNGSDTLPLPNDTASQFQQLPGNSQFVTLTVTTQDGDGQERLYEGLGVDRAHPRYPGHVLTPSPATLSEQMERMYAFEAGNGVSAFALRTALAAGPFTLTGGSDGSEPSAASYEDAFERLGGVEDISIIAAPGSSAYASAQAVRLGLISAAERRRAYRIAVLDTPRGYGPQDALALRAQVDSTKAALYYPWVVVANPLAGSEAADVPREIALPPSAFLCGIYARSDIERGVFKAPANEVVRGALRFEQDIHFAQQETLNPQGINCLRFFPGRGYRVWGARTVSSDPEWKYVNVRRYFNFLERSVDEGTQWAVFEPNGERLWANIRETIGSFLENQWRTGALLGADPKQAFFVRCDRTTMDQNDLDNGRLVCLIGVAVVKPAEFVIFRIGQKTADART, from the coding sequence GTGCCTGAATATCTCGCACCCGGTGTCTACGTCGAAGAGACGAGTTTCCGAGCCAGGTCCATCGAGGGCGTCAGCACCAGCACCAGCGGCTTCGCGGGTCCGGCACGCAAGGGCCCTGTTTCCGGCCCCCCGTCGCTGGTGACGAGCTTCCCCGAATTCGTCCGGCTCTTTGGCGGCCTCGCGGACCTGGACCTCACCGGCACCCAGGAGACGACCAACTACCTGGCGCACTCGGTCCGCGCCTACTTCAACGAGGGCGGCTCCCGCCTCTACGTGGCTCGCGCCTTCTCGGGGACGCCGGCCAATGCCACCGCTGGCGCGGACGTCATCCCCAACGCGGACGCGAACCTGCGCGCACGCTTCACCGCGAGGTTCCCCGGCCGTGCGGGCAACGGGAGCATCAGCGTCCGGGAAGTGCTCGCGCCCGCCACGGTCGGCGCCATGCGGCGCGCGCCCACGGGCAGCCTGGTCCGGCTGAATCAGACCGCCGCCTCGGCCGCGCGCATCGTGGGCACCCTGCCCCCGCCCTTCAATGTCCCCGATGGCACCACGCTCACGCTGACGTTCGACGGGAACACCGACGTCACCCTCACCTTCTCCGGGCGAAATGCCGAAGCCGCGGCGGCGGCGGAGCTCGACCCTTCGACGACATTCCTCGAAGCCAACCAGACGCTCACCGTCACCCTGGGCGGACAGGCGCAGACCCTCACCCTGCCCACCGATACGCCGTTGACGCCCGCGGAGGTCGTGGACACTCTCAACCGGCAGCTTCGGGGTGGTTACGCCCGGCTCAGCGGCGCCGATGACGCCGCGCCCGTCGGCCGTCTCCTCCTGGGCACCGATGCCCGCGGTACCGGGGCCATCATCCAGGTCTCGGCCAACCCGCAGCTCAAGCTCGCTGCACAGACGGTCGACAACGCGGCGGACCCGCAGAGCAACGTGAGCGACCTGGGCGCGGTGTCCCTCGCGGACATCCAGGTACTCCTGGGTGCCAACGCCACGGCGTCCGTCGATGACAACAAGCTCGTCATCAGCCACCCGCTCCCCGGTGCCAGCCATTCGTTGGAGGTGGCCTCGGTGAGCTCCAGCGCGCTGGGCCTGGACGCGGCCACCTCGGAGCCCGGGACGGACGGCACGGCGGGGGTGACCTGGTGGTTGAAGCAGGCGAACGGCACCTGGTCCAACGGCAGTGACACGTTGCCGCTGCCGAACGACACCGCGTCGCAGTTCCAGCAACTGCCCGGGAACAGCCAGTTCGTCACGCTCACCGTCACCACGCAGGACGGTGACGGGCAGGAGCGGCTGTATGAAGGGCTGGGCGTGGACCGCGCCCATCCCCGTTACCCGGGCCACGTGCTCACCCCTTCGCCCGCCACGCTCTCCGAGCAGATGGAGCGGATGTACGCGTTCGAGGCGGGCAACGGCGTTTCCGCGTTCGCCCTGCGCACGGCGCTGGCCGCGGGCCCCTTCACGCTCACCGGTGGTTCCGACGGGAGCGAGCCAAGCGCGGCCTCGTACGAAGACGCGTTCGAGCGGCTGGGCGGCGTGGAGGACATCTCCATCATCGCCGCGCCGGGCTCCTCGGCGTATGCGTCGGCGCAGGCCGTAAGGCTCGGGCTCATCAGCGCCGCGGAGCGACGCCGTGCCTATCGCATCGCGGTGCTGGACACGCCGCGCGGATACGGGCCGCAGGACGCGCTGGCACTTCGCGCGCAGGTGGACTCGACCAAGGCCGCGCTCTACTACCCCTGGGTCGTCGTCGCCAACCCGCTGGCCGGGTCCGAGGCGGCCGATGTCCCTCGTGAAATCGCGCTGCCGCCGTCCGCCTTCCTGTGCGGCATCTACGCCCGCAGCGACATCGAACGCGGCGTGTTCAAGGCGCCCGCGAATGAAGTGGTCCGTGGCGCGCTGCGCTTCGAGCAGGACATCCACTTCGCGCAGCAGGAGACGCTCAACCCACAGGGCATCAATTGCCTGCGCTTCTTCCCGGGACGCGGCTACCGCGTGTGGGGCGCGCGCACCGTCAGCTCCGACCCGGAATGGAAGTACGTGAACGTGCGGCGCTACTTCAACTTCCTGGAGCGCTCCGTGGACGAGGGCACGCAGTGGGCCGTGTTCGAGCCCAATGGCGAGCGCCTGTGGGCCAACATCCGCGAGACGATTGGCAGCTTCCTGGAGAACCAGTGGCGCACGGGCGCGTTGCTGGGCGCCGACCCGAAGCAGGCGTTCTTCGTCCGGTGTGACCGCACCACCATGGACCAGAACGACCTCGATAACGGCCGGCTCGTCTGCCTCATCGGCGTGGCGGTGGTGAAGCCCGCTGAGTTCGTCATCTTCCGCATCGGCCAGAAGACGGCGGATGCCCGGACCTAA
- a CDS encoding phage tail protein — MPTRPTPYGAFNFEISFDGTSFGGFSDVSGLSTEVTLSEYREGSDPENHVRKVPGAFKTGDVTLKRGVVDSRAIWTWVEDVRRNGPLGRKAAVTIRLLDEARNPVQSWKLVNVTPMKFTGPTLAAKGGGDVAMEELVLAAETVRMGFPDVD; from the coding sequence ATGCCTACCCGCCCCACGCCCTACGGCGCCTTCAATTTCGAAATCAGCTTCGACGGCACGTCCTTCGGTGGGTTCTCCGACGTGTCCGGACTCAGCACCGAAGTCACCCTCTCCGAGTACCGCGAGGGCAGCGACCCGGAGAACCACGTGCGCAAGGTGCCCGGCGCCTTCAAGACGGGCGACGTCACCCTCAAGCGTGGCGTCGTCGACTCTCGGGCCATCTGGACGTGGGTGGAGGACGTCCGCCGCAACGGGCCGCTGGGCCGCAAGGCCGCCGTCACCATCCGCTTGCTCGACGAGGCGCGCAACCCCGTGCAGTCCTGGAAGCTGGTGAACGTCACGCCCATGAAGTTCACCGGCCCCACGCTGGCCGCCAAGGGTGGCGGAGACGTGGCCATGGAAGAGCTCGTCCTCGCCGCTGAAACGGTGCGGATGGGCTTCCCGGACGTGGACTGA
- a CDS encoding phage tail protein, translating to MSGDLWPLHTFRFELTFQPEPLSGSGPEEAPVDGAFSECTGLEATMEPKAIRVGGHNLGAVQRAGPVSFGTVVLKRGLSSGERLARWFMRVTDGDYGYRCTVRIRLKAPSENGGTQTVLTYKLERAMPVKFKAADFNARATDVGIEELHLVHEGLSLED from the coding sequence ATGAGCGGAGACCTCTGGCCACTGCACACCTTCCGCTTCGAACTCACCTTCCAGCCCGAGCCGCTGTCGGGCAGTGGCCCGGAAGAGGCACCCGTGGACGGGGCCTTCTCCGAGTGCACGGGTCTGGAAGCCACCATGGAGCCGAAGGCCATTCGCGTGGGCGGCCACAACCTGGGCGCCGTGCAGCGCGCCGGGCCGGTGAGCTTTGGCACCGTGGTGCTCAAGCGAGGCCTCTCGTCGGGCGAGCGGCTGGCTCGCTGGTTCATGAGGGTGACGGACGGCGACTACGGGTACCGGTGCACCGTGCGAATCCGTCTCAAGGCCCCGTCGGAGAACGGAGGGACCCAGACGGTGCTCACCTACAAGCTGGAGCGCGCCATGCCGGTGAAGTTCAAGGCGGCCGACTTCAACGCCCGCGCGACGGACGTCGGTATCGAAGAGCTGCACCTCGTGCACGAAGGACTCTCCCTCGAGGACTAG